One stretch of Deltaproteobacteria bacterium DNA includes these proteins:
- a CDS encoding 4-deoxy-4-formamido-L-arabinose-phosphoundecaprenol deformylase: protein MRIGLRVDVDTFRGTRLGVPPLCDLLARHGITASFFFTVGPDNMGRHLRRLLRPSFLWKMLRTRAAGLYGWDILLKGTLRPGPVIGERLAAIIQDTADAGHEIGLHAWDHHRWQTRIDTMDGSDIHRSLAMGVDLLTRILGRPPDCSAAPAWKSSDPALMEKDRFPFVYNSDCRGECVFLPIVGGRTLRQPQVPVTLPTYDEVIGSGGISDENYNEYMLSLLDPAGLNVLTVHAEVEGISRLDMFDRFLSNARTSGAAFCALGTCLEGSTPPPAAPVVSGHVPGRDGWISLQGTL, encoded by the coding sequence ATGAGGATCGGCCTCAGGGTTGACGTTGACACCTTCAGGGGAACCCGCCTGGGCGTACCGCCGCTTTGCGATCTTCTTGCCCGTCACGGCATCACCGCCTCCTTTTTTTTTACGGTCGGCCCGGACAACATGGGCCGCCACCTGCGCCGCCTCCTTCGCCCGTCCTTTCTCTGGAAGATGCTCCGAACCAGGGCCGCCGGGCTTTACGGATGGGATATTCTCCTGAAAGGGACACTCCGGCCCGGACCCGTTATTGGAGAGAGGCTCGCCGCCATCATCCAGGATACGGCTGACGCGGGTCACGAGATCGGCCTTCACGCCTGGGACCACCACCGCTGGCAGACACGCATCGACACTATGGACGGTAGCGACATCCATCGTTCCCTGGCAATGGGAGTCGATCTCCTCACCCGGATACTGGGACGCCCGCCGGACTGCTCCGCGGCTCCGGCCTGGAAATCCAGCGACCCGGCCCTCATGGAAAAGGACCGGTTCCCCTTTGTCTACAACAGCGACTGCAGGGGTGAATGCGTCTTTCTTCCCATTGTGGGCGGCAGGACCCTCCGACAGCCCCAGGTTCCTGTTACCCTTCCCACCTACGACGAGGTCATCGGCAGCGGCGGGATCTCCGACGAAAACTACAACGAGTATATGCTCTCACTCCTGGACCCGGCCGGGCTCAACGTCCTGACCGTTCACGCTGAGGTAGAGGGAATCTCCCGTCTCGATATGTTCGACCGTTTCCTTTCCAACGCCCGTACATCCGGAGCGGCCTTCTGCGCCCTCGGGACCTGCCTGGAGGGGTCAACACCGCCCCCCGCCGCGCCTGTCGTCTCAGGACATGTTCCGGGCCGGGACGGCTGGATCTCCCTGCAGGGCACACTATGA